TTTCACATACTATGAATTATAATAGTTAGCGCGAATTTATACAACTTATACTCCTAATTTTAAAATAAAAAAGCTTATGCCCTATTTGGCATAAGCAATTTTTCTAGTTTCCCTAATTACTGTTACTTTGATATGTCCTGGATATTCTAATTCTTTTTCGATTTGATTTTTAATCTTTCGAGCTAGAATTGTTGATTGGTTATCAGAGATTTTGTCAGGTTTAACCATAATTCTAATTTCACGTCCTGCCTGAATTGCATAACAATGATCAACGCCATCATAGCTATTAGCAATTGTCTCCAATTTTTCCAAACGATGAATATAATTTTCCATTGATTCAGAGCGAGCACCTGGACGTGCAGCTGAAATTGCATCAGCTGCAGCTACTAACATTGCAATCATTGAAGTAGGTTCAACATCTCCGTGACTAGCGGCAATTGTATTCACTACAACTTTAGGTTCTTTGTATTTAGTAGTAACATCGACTCCAATTTCTACGTGTGAACCTTCAATTTCATGATCCAAGGCTTTTCCAATATCATGTAACAGCCCTGCGCGTTTCGCTAAAGTTTCATCTTCACCTAATTCAGCAGCCATTGTACCAGCAATTTTTGCAACCTCAATTGAATGACTCAGAATATTCTGGCCATAACTAGTCCGAAAGTTAAGTCGACCAACAATTTTAATTAAATCAGGATTCATATTATGAATTCCCAAATCATAGACTGTTTGTTCGCCTAACTCTCTAATTCTAGTATCCATCTCTTTACGAGACTTATCGACCATTTCCTCAATTCGTCCAGGATGAATGCGCCCATCAGAAATTAATTTTTCCAATGTTAAACGTGCTATTTCACGGCGAATTGGGTCAAAACCACTCAAAGCCACTGCTTGTGGCGTATCATCAATAATAACATCAATACCCGTCAAAGACTCAATGGTTCGAATATTACGGCCTTCACGACCAATAATTCTTCCCTTCATCTCTTCATTGGGCAAAGCGACAGTTGTGACAGTTGATTCTGATACCGTGTCAGCAGCCGATTGTTGAATAGCTTCAACTACTAATTGCTTGGCCTTTTTCTTGGCATCTTGCTGGGCTGATTCTTCACTAGCACGAATGAGCTGCGCTTTTTCTTGAACCAGTTCATCATTCAATTGATTTAAAAGAAAATCACGCGCTTGTT
The nucleotide sequence above comes from Bombilactobacillus bombi. Encoded proteins:
- the rny gene encoding ribonuclease Y — its product is MSFNLAVLAVAVLMLIIGAVIGFFVRKSAYENSLKQAGKSAESIIATAKKDAASAKKEALIEAREESHKYRQQQEDDLRERRKELQRQENRMLQREDTLDRKDSSLDQREHSLEKREEKIDSTEQKLENQQKEVISTLEKQQQKLEEIAGMTHEQARDFLLNQLNDELVQEKAQLIRASEESAQQDAKKKAKQLVVEAIQQSAADTVSESTVTTVALPNEEMKGRIIGREGRNIRTIESLTGIDVIIDDTPQAVALSGFDPIRREIARLTLEKLISDGRIHPGRIEEMVDKSRKEMDTRIRELGEQTVYDLGIHNMNPDLIKIVGRLNFRTSYGQNILSHSIEVAKIAGTMAAELGEDETLAKRAGLLHDIGKALDHEIEGSHVEIGVDVTTKYKEPKVVVNTIAASHGDVEPTSMIAMLVAAADAISAARPGARSESMENYIHRLEKLETIANSYDGVDHCYAIQAGREIRIMVKPDKISDNQSTILARKIKNQIEKELEYPGHIKVTVIRETRKIAYAK